CTGGTACGCCTACTGGAAAGAAAACGGAAAAACAAAATCAAAATACATAGGGAAAACGCCGAAACCAGTGACTAGGACACCGAAAGCTCCTCAATAACCTCTTTTTGCATTGAAACAAATGAGAAGCCCTCCCTGTCAACATCCAGGAGTTCATCCTCAGTGAAGAGGTACCTGGCCTCATCAGGCATCAGATACAGAACTGCAAGGTACTCATCAAACCACTCCATATACACAGGCTCATCAGGGACAAAGAAATAGTAATTACCTGTGATCCTATCCATGAAGAGCCTGCCACGAACCATCCTTGAACCTGACACTCCAATCACCACCTACATCAACCTCTGCTGAAGTTCCTCTGAAATCAACCTGTGCAGGTAGAAACCCCTATGCCTGCAGGACTCCACATCCAGGACAAAGGAGGACCCATCATCCCTGAGGGCCGTGAGGGGTACAAAGAACCAGTGCCTCACCTCAGGTATCAGAGTCGTGACAAAGGGCCTCGCCCTGAACCTGGTTGCAAGTCTCCTCAGCTTCCAGATGTAAGCCTTGGGGAGTTCAAAGACCTCCATGTATGGCAGGAGGACCATGAACAGAAAAACAGTTTCACCATCACCTGCAAGCATGAGGTGCATTTCACGCTCCCTGATACTCAGAACATCAAAATTCTCCTGCATGAGGGACCTCTTGAGGTCATTCTGGCGATTCAAGAACGCCTCACTGTTGACATACTCACTCAATTCCAGACCTCCACAAGGTTTAATGCCGTGGACAGGCCCCCCGTGGTGGAGGCACCCTGAGGGGGGAGATTCGGCCGGAGAGGGACACAATCTGAATTCCATAATTAATTGCATGTGGGACCTGTCCACCGACACTTTCATATTAAACTGAATAAAAAAAGTAATAAAAATTTATGGGTACAGAAACAGCAGGTAAACCTGTGAATCTCATTTAAGCCATCCATAAATATGGGATTGTTGAAGGGGGTTGGTGGGGGTGGGCGGGTGGGGTGTACAAGTTAGATCCAGAGCCCATAAAAACTGGCCCCACTCCAGGACCCCCATATGTCTGATATACAGGGTGTGTATATCATGATATACATGGGGTGTATATAACTCTCCGAGGGTACCCGCCGGTCGGGGCTGATATCGATATACAGATATTGTAATACATCATCTGATATACGTGGTGTGTATATCTGGGGGTGTGGGGGTGATATACGTTGAAGGTATGCCTGTAGGGCCGTCCTGATATACATATACACGATATATATATCAGGTTTTTCTCCAGGAGACCTTCGCTGGGTTATATACAGTATGTGTATATCATGATATACAATGAGAGTATATAAATACTAAAAATGATTATTTTATTATTAAATTAATTATAAGATCAGGAGGTGTTAATCTGGATAATTCCTGGAGACGGTTCTCTAATAAAAAAGTGCAGATGATCATAGAACTACCTGAAAGACTGCTGAGGGACCTCAGATTCATGGCCCTCCTGAAAGGCATGGATGAGGAAGAACTCCTGCAGGAAATCATAACAGACAAAATCAGTGACATTAAAGGCAAAAACAACTAGATTCGAGTCCCAATTACTCTTTTTCTAGGTGATCAAGAATTATCTTCCGAATGTAGTTACTCATCGTGCTCCTCGGCGGGACCCTCCTCTTGAGGGCCTCAACCTCATCAGGGTAAAGCCTCACAACAACGGGTTTTGTGTTCTTGAAACCGCCACCAGGTCTGCTGCCAGCCAAGAATAATACCTCCTCTGTGTAGACCTTCACCCTTGGAACTTATAAAGGTTTAGGAAACCAGGGCAACTTTTCTGGGGTCCCTGCAGAGTTGATACAGAAAGACAAAATTGCTGGGCCAAAAAAATTATGAATAGAGAATAAAAAGGAAGTCAAATATTCATTCTCAGGAGCTCCTCAAGTTCAAGTCTGGTTATACCACACTTCATGGCATGGAAACCAATAGTGTCATTACCTGTGAACTCATTGATCTCCATCGGATCACAGTCAAAAACCTCAGCTATGCTCTTAATGGACCTGATTGATTCCAGGATCTTCTCATCAACCTCAAAATCAGCAGAGTACCTGGACTCAAGAAGCTGGAGGTACTCGCGCTTCTCCTCAATCTTCCTCTGCGTTTTCTTAAGGACATCCTCAAGTTCACTGATCTCATCCTTCAGGAGCTCAATCTCAACACGGAGCCTCGTGCTTTCACTGCTGATCTTACTGGCAAAGTAGTCGATGGCATCCCCGTAGCTGTAATTACTGTTCTTTATGATCACCTTGGACTGAGGCTTGCACCTGGCAGAGACCAGAACCTTCTGCATATACGTAATCACTCCCTCAGAAGCGTTTCAGCATCATCCAGGAGTTTAACCAGCCTCTCAAATGCATCAATGGCCTCCAGTATCTCCCTGAGATCATCTTCACCAACACTATTCATAACAACACCTCCAAAATTATTACAATAATTGTATTAAAATAACATTATATAAATATTACTAAAACTAGCAGTTGGTAAAAAATGAATGAATAAAAGATCAATCAGAGACCCTAATCAGGGATTCTCTTACTCAAAAGTTCATTGATCTCAGGGTACTGCTTGAATATCCTTATGAGCTTCTCAGTCTTCTGGATCTCCTCCTTCATCTGATTATAAATCTTCTCAACCTCCCTCAAGCGCCTGTAATCCCTATCCTCAATGGTCCTCACCTCAACACCATCAATTGAAAGATACGGGAGGGCCTTCATGTACCTCCTCTTGAGGTCCTCAGGATCCATGTACCAGTAGGCCCTATCCACATCAGAGATCTTATGACCTGCAAGGAAGTCCGCCAGGACCTTGTCACCCAGCTTATTAATGATGGTGGATATGAAGTACTTCCTGAGTGCATGGGCCCTCCAGAAACTGTAGGCACCATCCTTCTTCCTGAAACCCGCCTCGAGGCCTATACGCCTGAAATTCGTTACGATGATATCCCTGTCAATATCCTCACCATTTCTCTTAACAAAGAGAGCCCGATCATAATCCCTGATGCGTATCTTCTCATTCCTGCCATACATCCGCTCCTTGAGGTAATTCAGGATCTCCTTCGTGGCCTCAGGTGGGATGAAGGTCATGTAGCGGTAGTTAACCTTCTTCCTGACAATATCCAGGGTTATGATCTCATCCATGAGTTCATCCCTGGCATTGAAGAGGTCCTCAACCGTTTCAAGTTCACGGCCGATGGCATCACCTGCAGCATCCAGGAACTTTCTGATGGTCAGCCTCCTGGCCTCTGCCTGCGCCATGCCTGAGAGTGCCATGAGGTAGATGAGGGCCTTCTCCCTGGGCGGTGCCATGCTCACAAGTGTCCTGAGTTCCTCCCTGGTGATGAGTTTGCCATAGTTCTGCTCCAGACAGATGTCCCCTGAGGGCTGTCTGAGTTTTGGCATTGTGATGTCCATGGCCTCATAGAATGACCTTACGGCATAATAGTAAAGGCTGATGGTGGAGGGGGCCTTGCCCTCATCCTCAAGGGTCCTTCTGAACTTCAGGAGATGCAGGTTTATCTTGCGGTTTCTCATCCTGATGCCGGCCTCCTCCTCTTCCTCTGCCTCAGTTATGAGTTCTGCAGGTGTCATGCCTGTGACCATGCAGTACTTCTTGAGGCACTGGAGGTATGTTTTGAAGGTGGACTTCTCCAAACCCTTCCTGAGTACCCAGGTCTCAAATATCACATGGTCCGAATCTCCAAACTTCATACACTCTCCTCCAAAAATATTATTTAATACTGTCCCTTAAATATCTTATTACAAATAGTGTTTATTCGGACCATACGTTCGTAATAGTATCCTATTACGAATATACGGACTGAATAAACTGGATATTTCCATTTATAGAAAATTTTTTCAAACTAATCAGTAGATGAGGGATGAGAATCAAAAAATATCATTGATCTGAAAAAGAATTATAAATTATTTTATCTTTATCCTCCTGAGGGAATCCCTATAGGAGAAATCAGTCTTCCCTCTGTTCTGAATCCGATAATTGAAACATCTTCAGTGACGTTTATTCTTCCCCTGAACTTTCTTTTTTCTCCAGGTTCAAGCCTATCTATATCGATTCCATCAACCTTCACTACATTTCCATAATCGTCAATTAATTTTATATAGACAACCCCAAAATCTAGAGGCTGATTGTACCTGTTTTGAACTTCTCCCGTGATAAAATAAGCTCCATTAGCCTCTTCAATAGTGAAATTGATGACATCAAACTGGACAAGCCCTTTTTCATAGGAGGTCATAACTTCGCTTCCTTCAAAACTTCCCACCATAAAAATAAATATGGACCATAAAAGGAAGATAGAAATCTTTGTAATTCGTCCACGTCTATTCCACCATTCACTGATTCTTCCAATTATACCTCGTTTATCTCCCATTAAATCACCTTTAACATTAAACAGATAAACTATAAATTCATCTGATTAAAGTTTTTTCTATTTAATCTCAAATAACTACTTAATAAACATATAATAGATGACTATTATTATAATAAATAGAGGTATTCAATTTTTTCAGACTGCATTTAATTATTTCAATTTTTTACTACATAAAAAGGTCGATACTAAAATAATTCACTTAGATGGTGCATCCTAAAGCTGCTATTAATTTATAAAAAATAAAGAGATCCTGCTTAATTAAACAGGCGTTCCATATGCAGGGTAGCTAAACTTCTCTTCCCACATGTATCCACAGTTCCTGCATTCGAAGTAATCGAGATATTTGCCCTCCCTTTCCAAGTATATCTCATCAGTGACAATATTATTAAAGGAACCACAATAGGGGCAGCTTACCTTCTCTCCCTCGGGTAAAACAAGTGGAAACTTTCTATCCTTAGTTGATTTATCGGTAGATTTGGATTCATATTCATATAGTGATTTATCTGCATCTATAACTTTAGCTTCATATTTTACTATTTCATGGCCGGGATCATCAAGATAGAGCTCGAATGTTGATTTAGCTCCAGGAGCAAGATTAGTATCGTTAGCATAGGTGTAATCTTCTGCTACGAGTTCCCCATTTTTATCGTATCCTCTTACAAGAATTTTGACATAGGCCACGCCAAAATCATTTTTGTTTTTTACCGTACCGTTAATATAATAGTATCCATATTGAAAGCTACCAGTTGAATTTACTATTACAACATTTTTTGCTTCAGGATGTGTTTCCTGTGTTTCATTAATGGTTTCAGTAGGTTCTTCAGAAGTACAACCAGAAACCATAACTACCATACAAATTAAACCCAAAGTTAG
This genomic stretch from Methanothermobacter sp. harbors:
- a CDS encoding DUF3426 domain-containing protein, with the translated sequence MKSIKTKYLGFLTLGLICMVVMVSGCTSEEPTETINETQETHPEAKNVVIVNSTGSFQYGYYYINGTVKNKNDFGVAYVKILVRGYDKNGELVAEDYTYANDTNLAPGAKSTFELYLDDPGHEIVKYEAKVIDADKSLYEYESKSTDKSTKDRKFPLVLPEGEKVSCPYCGSFNNIVTDEIYLEREGKYLDYFECRNCGYMWEEKFSYPAYGTPV
- a CDS encoding FxLYD domain-containing protein; protein product: MGDKRGIIGRISEWWNRRGRITKISIFLLWSIFIFMVGSFEGSEVMTSYEKGLVQFDVINFTIEEANGAYFITGEVQNRYNQPLDFGVVYIKLIDDYGNVVKVDGIDIDRLEPGEKRKFRGRINVTEDVSIIGFRTEGRLISPIGIPSGG
- a CDS encoding site-specific integrase — its product is MKFGDSDHVIFETWVLRKGLEKSTFKTYLQCLKKYCMVTGMTPAELITEAEEEEEAGIRMRNRKINLHLLKFRRTLEDEGKAPSTISLYYYAVRSFYEAMDITMPKLRQPSGDICLEQNYGKLITREELRTLVSMAPPREKALIYLMALSGMAQAEARRLTIRKFLDAAGDAIGRELETVEDLFNARDELMDEIITLDIVRKKVNYRYMTFIPPEATKEILNYLKERMYGRNEKIRIRDYDRALFVKRNGEDIDRDIIVTNFRRIGLEAGFRKKDGAYSFWRAHALRKYFISTIINKLGDKVLADFLAGHKISDVDRAYWYMDPEDLKRRYMKALPYLSIDGVEVRTIEDRDYRRLREVEKIYNQMKEEIQKTEKLIRIFKQYPEINELLSKRIPD